From one Nonomuraea polychroma genomic stretch:
- a CDS encoding MarR family winged helix-turn-helix transcriptional regulator has product MSTNGTHSPAAEHAEGDFGWSLGVLLRALHGSLESVLGDLPHGPRGYQTLSTVVHGDQPSQLALAAHLGIDRTVLTYLIDDLVEAGLVERRLNPADRRQRKIVATDQGTATLRELERRVRMVEDGVLEALDPDEREMFRKLLRRAACGARTVEPDTDPCVVVEEVLGTGPGSPRT; this is encoded by the coding sequence ATGAGCACCAACGGGACGCACTCGCCGGCGGCCGAGCATGCCGAGGGAGATTTCGGCTGGTCCCTTGGCGTGCTGTTGCGGGCGCTCCACGGCTCGCTGGAGTCGGTGCTGGGCGATCTGCCGCACGGTCCGCGTGGTTATCAGACGTTGTCCACCGTGGTCCACGGTGATCAGCCGAGCCAGCTGGCGCTGGCGGCGCATCTGGGCATCGACCGGACCGTGCTGACCTACCTCATCGACGATCTGGTCGAGGCGGGCCTGGTGGAGCGCCGGCTCAACCCGGCCGACCGGCGGCAGCGCAAGATCGTCGCCACCGACCAGGGGACCGCCACCCTGCGCGAGCTCGAGCGGCGCGTGCGGATGGTCGAAGACGGCGTTCTGGAGGCGCTGGACCCGGACGAGCGCGAGATGTTCAGGAAGCTGCTCCGGCGGGCGGCCTGCGGCGCGCGCACCGTCGAGCCGGACACCGATCCCTGCGTCGTGGTCGAAGAGGTGCTCGGCACCGGACCCGGTTCCCCTCGCACGTAG
- a CDS encoding MFS transporter, protein MSSTAERPQGGTSPASSQQLTKASVAIGFAVLCASYMLNAMDRQIFYPLLPEIRAELGFSLDQGGLLATGFTLGLALAGPPAGYLADRLSRKAIILVSVLVYSLGTLAIPLSVGFADMSAYRLLSGVGEGVQATALYAVIGAFFFHRRALAAGVVGVAFGLGVFLGPLIGTGIAESWGTWRAPFFLFAAAGLVMSLIIAATVSRTMTEAVTGAGTEPGAASYDHVPASPYNRNTLGVGIACAVSGLVFYGYLGLYPTFLREGLGFAPDQAAFAVSMGGLGAMMALPAGWLGDRLNQPRLLMFAMAATSVTAYLMYQVTTSVPAQYLLSFLMGTFASGFLFTNCSTAMQRAVRPHHVGRGAGLFILTYYVAAAFSGLLFARLVGAVGWGGAGLWQLTLLPVLGIAGLLLVDPARMVLQRTPR, encoded by the coding sequence ATGAGCAGCACCGCCGAGCGTCCCCAAGGCGGCACCTCCCCCGCGAGTTCCCAGCAGTTGACGAAAGCCTCCGTCGCGATCGGCTTCGCGGTCCTCTGCGCCTCGTACATGCTCAATGCGATGGACCGGCAGATCTTCTATCCCCTCTTGCCGGAGATCAGGGCCGAGCTCGGCTTCTCCCTTGACCAAGGTGGGCTGCTGGCCACCGGCTTCACCCTGGGACTCGCGCTCGCCGGGCCTCCGGCCGGCTATCTGGCCGACCGGCTTTCACGCAAGGCCATCATCCTCGTCAGCGTGCTCGTCTACTCCCTCGGCACGCTCGCCATCCCGCTGTCCGTGGGCTTCGCCGACATGAGCGCCTACCGTCTGCTGTCCGGTGTCGGCGAGGGCGTCCAGGCCACCGCGCTGTACGCGGTGATCGGGGCGTTCTTCTTCCACCGCCGCGCGCTGGCCGCCGGGGTCGTGGGGGTTGCCTTCGGCCTGGGCGTCTTCCTCGGCCCGCTGATCGGCACCGGCATCGCCGAGAGCTGGGGAACCTGGCGTGCGCCGTTCTTCCTGTTCGCCGCCGCCGGTCTCGTCATGAGCTTGATCATCGCCGCCACGGTGTCGCGCACGATGACTGAGGCGGTCACGGGCGCCGGCACCGAGCCCGGCGCCGCGTCCTACGACCACGTGCCGGCATCCCCTTACAACCGCAACACCCTCGGCGTGGGCATCGCCTGCGCCGTGTCCGGCCTGGTCTTCTACGGCTACCTCGGCCTCTATCCGACCTTCCTGCGCGAGGGGCTCGGTTTCGCCCCCGACCAGGCGGCCTTCGCCGTGTCCATGGGCGGCCTGGGCGCCATGATGGCCCTGCCGGCCGGCTGGCTGGGCGACCGGCTCAACCAGCCCCGCCTCCTGATGTTCGCCATGGCCGCCACCTCGGTCACCGCGTACCTGATGTACCAGGTCACCACCTCGGTCCCGGCGCAGTACCTGCTGTCCTTCCTGATGGGCACGTTCGCCAGCGGCTTCCTGTTCACCAACTGCTCCACCGCGATGCAGCGCGCCGTCCGCCCGCACCACGTCGGCCGCGGCGCCGGCCTGTTCATCCTCACCTACTACGTCGCCGCCGCCTTCTCCGGGCTGCTGTTCGCCCGCCTGGTAGGCGCCGTGGGCTGGGGCGGCGCCGGCCTCTGGCAGCTCACCCTCCTTCCCGTGCTCGGCATCGCGGGCCTCCTCCTGGTCGACCCGGCGAGGATGGTCCTCCAGCGAACGCCCAGGTGA
- a CDS encoding serine/threonine-protein kinase, with product MLLDEIGAGAMGTVWRARQRDTGDTVAVKLLRESFAGDQDLVLRFVQERNMMRTLRHPNIVTVRDFVIEGERLALVMDLVEGGDLRTLLQQRGTLPPAEMARLMAQVADALAFAHEVGIVHRDIKPGNVLIDGATGQVRLTDFGVARIVHGPGLTQTTSIIGTPAYLSPEVAEGSAPTPAVDVYALGLIVYELLAGRPPFVGDHPMALLRQHATAMPRRLPGMPDALWSVISACAAKDPAGRPGAREVAAALSGAAASLAGWPALPRVPREEAPSVTSEALPSTVPPAPGDPQVAGTDGLTTAPPASAAGHGTVTSTRRGRARQRLVIVATTCTALVLSAAAVAVVAPWRATDAGVAPVAAGASTQSTEEPAATAETPSTEVASSPVRSPRVRTERKRAPETTVSEPATPPSSTEPETRRVRTPQPNQSTPGTADPTDDDRPAEPPERDPAPNWRCREWASAGTGSGTEMAPCMALVGDTFYLLGKIRGSSSVRSDIHVQLYNSDAEKNLSQPFICANVSPSTAGEVVTCGPFKATTPRVGAKIDVRQRWRKTGTANFGGGVESPWVLW from the coding sequence GTGCTCTTGGACGAGATCGGCGCCGGCGCGATGGGGACCGTCTGGCGGGCACGGCAGCGCGACACCGGGGACACCGTGGCGGTGAAGCTGCTGCGTGAGAGCTTCGCCGGCGACCAGGACCTGGTGCTGCGGTTCGTGCAGGAACGCAACATGATGCGGACCCTCCGGCATCCCAACATCGTCACGGTGCGCGACTTCGTCATCGAGGGAGAGCGCCTCGCTCTCGTGATGGATCTGGTTGAGGGCGGAGATCTCCGTACCCTGCTCCAGCAGCGCGGCACACTGCCCCCGGCGGAGATGGCCCGGCTGATGGCCCAGGTCGCCGACGCGCTGGCGTTCGCGCATGAAGTGGGCATCGTGCACCGTGACATCAAGCCGGGGAACGTCCTCATCGACGGGGCCACGGGGCAGGTACGCCTGACGGATTTCGGCGTGGCCCGCATCGTCCACGGTCCGGGTCTCACCCAGACCACCTCGATCATCGGCACGCCCGCGTACCTGTCTCCCGAGGTGGCCGAAGGCAGTGCCCCCACCCCGGCGGTGGACGTGTACGCCCTCGGCCTGATCGTGTACGAGCTGCTCGCCGGACGCCCGCCCTTCGTCGGCGACCACCCGATGGCCCTGCTCCGGCAGCATGCGACGGCCATGCCCCGGCGGCTGCCGGGAATGCCTGACGCCTTGTGGTCGGTCATCTCGGCCTGCGCGGCGAAGGATCCGGCCGGACGCCCCGGTGCCCGGGAGGTGGCGGCGGCGCTGAGCGGGGCGGCGGCGTCTCTGGCCGGATGGCCCGCCCTGCCTCGAGTCCCCAGAGAAGAAGCTCCGTCCGTAACCTCCGAGGCCCTCCCTTCGACGGTCCCGCCTGCCCCTGGCGATCCTCAGGTTGCTGGAACGGACGGCCTCACCACCGCACCCCCGGCTTCCGCCGCCGGCCACGGCACCGTGACCTCGACCCGGCGCGGGCGAGCCCGGCAGCGCCTGGTCATCGTCGCGACCACCTGCACGGCGCTGGTGCTCAGCGCGGCGGCCGTGGCCGTCGTGGCACCGTGGCGGGCCACGGACGCGGGGGTCGCACCCGTCGCGGCCGGCGCCTCAACGCAATCGACCGAGGAGCCGGCCGCCACAGCCGAAACCCCATCGACCGAAGTGGCAAGCTCCCCGGTACGTTCACCGAGAGTGCGGACGGAGCGGAAGCGCGCCCCCGAGACGACCGTTTCTGAACCGGCCACCCCACCCAGCTCGACCGAACCTGAGACGCGGCGCGTCCGGACTCCCCAGCCGAATCAATCGACGCCCGGCACGGCCGATCCTACGGACGACGACCGCCCGGCCGAGCCCCCGGAGCGGGACCCGGCGCCGAACTGGCGATGCCGTGAGTGGGCCTCCGCGGGCACCGGCAGCGGCACGGAGATGGCGCCCTGCATGGCCCTGGTCGGCGACACCTTCTACCTGCTGGGGAAGATCAGGGGATCGAGCTCGGTACGGTCGGACATCCACGTCCAGTTGTACAACAGCGACGCGGAAAAGAACCTCTCCCAGCCCTTCATCTGCGCGAACGTCTCCCCGTCGACCGCGGGTGAGGTTGTCACGTGCGGCCCCTTCAAGGCCACCACTCCGCGTGTCGGAGCCAAGATCGACGTGCGCCAGCGCTGGAGGAAAACGGGCACGGCCAATTTCGGCGGCGGCGTGGAGAGCCCCTGGGTTCTCTGGTAG
- a CDS encoding MarR family winged helix-turn-helix transcriptional regulator: MVDPHAPDPTHESLWRPLRLLQASMDADIARVYSDKRIKGLKPSFVMELLRLHAHGPMTISELAESVGRTHSALSQKVAAMRAGGWVRTVPGDDARSKKVTLTDKARGVVGRLAAEWRATEAAIAEIEGEIPYPLSRVVADIEHVLARKSFHDRIAEKLAEDPAWE; this comes from the coding sequence ATGGTCGATCCCCATGCACCTGATCCCACCCATGAGAGCCTCTGGCGGCCTCTGCGGCTGCTTCAGGCGTCGATGGACGCGGACATCGCCCGCGTCTACTCCGACAAGCGCATCAAGGGACTCAAGCCGAGCTTCGTGATGGAGCTGCTCCGGCTCCACGCCCACGGGCCGATGACCATCTCCGAGCTGGCCGAGTCGGTCGGCCGGACGCATTCGGCACTCAGCCAGAAGGTGGCGGCGATGCGGGCGGGCGGCTGGGTCCGGACCGTGCCGGGCGACGACGCGCGCAGCAAGAAGGTGACGCTCACGGACAAGGCCCGCGGCGTCGTCGGCCGTCTGGCGGCGGAATGGCGGGCCACCGAGGCCGCCATTGCCGAGATCGAGGGCGAGATCCCCTACCCGCTCAGCCGGGTGGTCGCCGACATCGAGCACGTCCTCGCACGCAAGAGCTTCCACGACCGGATCGCCGAGAAGCTGGCAGAGGACCCCGCGTGGGAGTGA